In one window of Niallia sp. Man26 DNA:
- a CDS encoding pre-peptidase C-terminal domain-containing protein: protein MLKKFNVFIFSIILVFLSFSTSTKAAAINRDIENNNSINSASLINVNTSYSGVLTGYSDLDYYKFTLSSPGNVTLEISNANGTKRIKLLDSTGEEFTSFNNRSNLEGNTSKEVGLPAGSYYVLLDDNYDSNAKYEFTVKYNASNNYEKEWNDSFRAANQINLNQVYKGTLQNGSDEDYFKFTLTSPGNVKLNGSNIDRYKRMGIYDANGNNFAEFTTKDGYEGNSSVQVGLPIGTYYVRISDYPGSDIAYAFSVEYTKSDFYEKEWNDSFVTANNIALNQTYKGILQNGSDEDYFKFSLPASSSVNIELSNADRYKTFYVYNQAGSEVANLRTVDNGSGNSVLKLNLTNGNYFIRVANYPGSYISYQFNVKATFITSTPASDQVAVTNNTGKSDVVSVGKLKTGDIVKIYDKSGKLLGTSKAVASGSTSTTVSISQIGKDKGSIFITVTSPTMKESSKKEISFAAEKISETLKSSQVSIKNNKGKNDTVTVNGLQAGNIVKVYDSKGKLISTSKAVEKGKTSTSVSIKQLGTKKGSVQVTVTMPGKLESSKLSKSFSGEVTSATPSVSNVSASVSMTVKRLKEGDIVKVYNESGKVISTSKAVGKGKSSISVSVTKQVSKQEKFYITVTSKGAEESSKVTVYL from the coding sequence GTGTTAAAGAAATTTAATGTTTTTATTTTTAGTATTATTTTAGTTTTCTTATCTTTTAGCACTAGTACTAAAGCCGCAGCAATAAATAGAGATATTGAAAATAATAACTCTATTAACTCAGCTTCATTAATTAATGTTAATACTTCATACTCTGGTGTACTAACTGGTTATAGTGATCTGGATTACTATAAGTTTACATTGTCCAGTCCAGGTAATGTTACATTAGAGATAAGTAATGCTAACGGTACAAAAAGAATTAAATTGTTAGATTCAACTGGAGAGGAATTCACTTCATTTAATAATCGCTCCAATTTAGAAGGTAATACAAGCAAGGAAGTAGGATTACCAGCAGGATCGTATTATGTACTTTTAGACGATAATTATGATTCAAACGCTAAATATGAATTTACAGTTAAGTATAATGCAAGTAATAATTATGAAAAGGAATGGAATGACTCGTTTAGGGCTGCCAATCAAATTAACTTAAATCAAGTATATAAAGGTACTCTACAAAATGGTTCAGATGAAGATTATTTTAAATTTACATTAACTAGTCCAGGAAATGTTAAGTTAAATGGTAGTAATATTGATAGATATAAACGCATGGGCATATATGATGCAAATGGTAATAACTTTGCAGAGTTTACTACTAAAGATGGATATGAGGGTAATTCTTCAGTTCAAGTTGGATTACCTATTGGTACTTATTATGTTAGAATCAGTGACTATCCAGGCAGTGATATTGCATATGCATTTTCTGTAGAATATACAAAGAGTGATTTCTATGAAAAGGAATGGAATGACTCATTTGTTACTGCCAATAATATTGCTCTGAATCAAACCTACAAAGGCATTTTACAAAATGGTTCAGATGAAGATTATTTTAAATTTAGTCTACCAGCAAGTAGTAGTGTCAACATTGAATTAAGCAATGCTGATCGTTACAAAACATTTTATGTATATAATCAGGCTGGCAGTGAAGTAGCAAATTTAAGAACCGTTGACAATGGAAGTGGTAATTCAGTCCTTAAACTCAATTTAACAAATGGAAATTATTTTATTAGAGTTGCAAATTATCCTGGTAGTTATATATCTTATCAATTTAATGTTAAGGCAACATTTATAACTTCTACACCAGCCTCTGATCAAGTTGCAGTTACAAATAACACTGGTAAATCTGATGTTGTTTCTGTTGGTAAATTAAAAACTGGTGATATTGTTAAGATTTATGATAAAAGTGGTAAACTACTAGGAACTTCAAAAGCAGTTGCTAGTGGTAGTACGAGTACAACTGTTAGTATTTCTCAAATAGGCAAAGATAAGGGAAGTATTTTTATTACAGTTACAAGTCCAACTATGAAAGAAAGTAGCAAAAAAGAAATCAGTTTTGCAGCTGAAAAAATCAGTGAGACATTGAAATCTAGTCAAGTATCAATAAAGAATAATAAAGGTAAGAATGATACCGTAACAGTCAATGGATTGCAAGCTGGGAATATAGTCAAGGTTTATGATTCTAAAGGTAAACTAATTTCTACATCAAAAGCAGTTGAAAAAGGCAAAACAAGTACGAGTGTAAGCATTAAGCAACTAGGAACTAAAAAAGGATCGGTACAAGTTACAGTTACAATGCCTGGTAAATTAGAGAGTAGCAAACTATCTAAATCATTTTCTGGTGAAGTAACGAGTGCAACTCCAAGTGTAAGTAATGTATCTGCTTCAGTTTCAATGACTGTTAAGAGACTTAAAGAAGGAGATATTGTAAAAGTTTACAATGAATCTGGAAAAGTTATTAGTACTTCTAAAGCTGTAGGAAAAGGAAAGTCAAGTATTTCAGTGAGTGTTACTAAGCAAGTAAGTAAGCAAGAAAAGTTTTATATTACTGTTACAAGTAAGGGGGCGGAAGAGAGCTCTAAAGTAACTGTATACCTATAA
- the menC gene encoding o-succinylbenzoate synthase yields MKIDKIVLRKVDIPLKAPFETSFAAMTAKKCIIVEIHGEGKIGYGECSAFEFPLYNEEFVNGCWAALQDCLIPLLLKEGDIAHPDETSTIFEHIRKNNLAKSSINCALWDLYAKIENKPVYQLLGGTKSQVETGVSIGIQKDAATMVKVVQGYLDEGYRRVKIKIKPGKDVEIMKAVREEFSDIMLMADANSAYTLDDIEVFKELDKLDLIMIEQPLDHDDIVDHATLQAQINTKICLDESINTVEDARKAIELGSCGIINIKVGRVGGLTEAKKIQALCESHGIPVWCGGMVDSGIARAHNIAAATLSGFTLPNDIAASSRYYNQDIINPAIELNGTYVDVPQQAGLGYDIDDYALDQFTVEKKVVVNESVAV; encoded by the coding sequence GTGAAAATTGATAAAATTGTGTTAAGAAAAGTAGACATCCCGTTAAAAGCACCATTCGAAACAAGCTTTGCTGCAATGACTGCAAAAAAATGCATCATTGTTGAGATTCATGGCGAAGGGAAAATTGGTTATGGAGAATGCTCAGCATTTGAATTCCCTTTATACAACGAAGAGTTTGTAAATGGCTGTTGGGCAGCATTACAAGATTGCTTAATTCCATTATTGCTAAAAGAAGGAGATATTGCCCATCCTGACGAAACAAGCACTATCTTTGAACATATCCGTAAAAATAACTTAGCAAAATCATCTATTAACTGTGCGCTTTGGGATCTGTATGCAAAAATCGAAAACAAACCAGTTTACCAGCTCCTTGGCGGAACAAAATCACAAGTAGAAACAGGGGTCAGCATCGGTATTCAAAAGGATGCTGCTACAATGGTTAAAGTTGTGCAAGGCTATTTAGATGAAGGCTACAGACGAGTTAAAATTAAAATCAAACCAGGCAAAGATGTTGAAATTATGAAAGCTGTTCGAGAAGAATTCAGCGACATTATGCTGATGGCAGACGCTAACTCTGCTTACACACTAGATGATATCGAGGTATTCAAAGAGCTAGATAAACTCGATTTAATCATGATCGAACAGCCGCTTGATCATGACGATATCGTGGACCATGCAACACTACAAGCACAAATCAATACAAAAATCTGTCTTGATGAAAGCATCAACACAGTTGAAGATGCACGAAAAGCTATCGAACTAGGAAGCTGCGGTATCATCAACATTAAAGTAGGCCGTGTTGGCGGGTTGACAGAAGCGAAAAAAATCCAAGCACTTTGTGAGTCCCACGGTATTCCAGTATGGTGCGGCGGCATGGTAGATTCAGGTATCGCACGTGCCCATAACATCGCTGCGGCAACATTATCAGGCTTCACACTGCCGAATGACATCGCAGCATCATCTCGTTATTACAACCAAGATATCATTAACCCAGCGATTGAATTAAACGGCACCTATGTAGATGTCCCACAACAAGCAGGACTTGGTTATGATATTGATGATTACGCACTAGATCAGTTTACTGTTGAAAAGAAAGTGGTTGTGAATGAGAGTGTAGCTGTCTAA
- a CDS encoding GntR family transcriptional regulator yields the protein MLLQTQQLPNEIFNYMVNQIINGELPQGSRIRESDYADKFSVSRSPVREALYRLEQEGIAVKKPRKGSFVKEFSTQDVYDIFEIRNNLEQMAIRRLNQVDISDYSFNSLQEELKQMKNVKNQVDYTLMNFNFHYHMICLSNSDVLQEFYLKLKYPLLMFQNLNFTFENRINLSISEHEKMLDLIQRGKFDELQDILLTHNNRVLTNLKDYLKKQS from the coding sequence ATGTTACTGCAAACCCAACAATTGCCCAATGAGATTTTTAATTATATGGTCAATCAAATCATTAATGGTGAATTGCCCCAAGGAAGCCGTATTCGAGAAAGTGATTATGCGGATAAATTCTCTGTCAGCCGTTCGCCTGTAAGAGAAGCATTATACCGGCTCGAGCAGGAAGGAATTGCTGTTAAAAAGCCGCGGAAAGGCAGCTTTGTCAAAGAATTCTCGACGCAAGATGTTTACGATATTTTTGAAATCAGAAACAATCTCGAACAAATGGCGATACGCCGCTTAAACCAAGTTGATATTTCTGATTATTCATTCAACTCTTTACAAGAAGAATTAAAGCAAATGAAAAATGTCAAAAATCAAGTGGACTATACGTTAATGAACTTTAACTTTCACTATCATATGATTTGTTTAAGCAATAGTGATGTTCTCCAAGAATTCTACTTGAAGCTGAAATATCCGTTGTTAATGTTCCAAAATCTTAACTTTACATTTGAAAATCGCATCAATCTCTCCATTTCGGAGCATGAAAAGATGCTTGATTTGATACAACGAGGCAAGTTTGACGAGCTGCAAGACATCTTGTTGACGCACAACAATCGCGTATTAACAAACTTAAAAGACTATTTAAAAAAACAATCTTAA
- a CDS encoding MFS transporter codes for MSTLKGTRSKYFVFTLVYIGYCICYIDRAAISLALTYIGAEFNLDATQLGFVVSVFFFSYALMQIPGGWLADKFGSNIVALIAILLWSLFTAMTGMAWSLVSLLFIRILFGIGEGAYPTASLKAVSEVFPQSQRPKAVTGMLSSNYVGSAIAPLIIAPLILAVGWRSTFYIIGVVGIVFAVFYYFWLRPMKQTTAATQAKAKNSISYKELLKSTIIWQLVIICFGVSIVNKGLDSWMPTYLLNVRGVDLKAISILVPLPFIAAGLGAAISGWLMMKFFQQKEKYLLSIVSVLTAVLIYGMYSSKTLTSVIIFQILVYFFKSIAFGSIFALLASFILPDKFGSASGIVNFGGQIAGFVAPLAIGFLIDLFNGSYNAAFMFLIAAVALSFIVSLTLRAVPKRKEEEDVTANPTIAQ; via the coding sequence ATGAGTACGTTAAAGGGAACTCGATCTAAATATTTTGTATTTACACTTGTGTACATAGGCTATTGTATTTGTTATATCGACAGGGCCGCTATTTCACTTGCTTTAACGTATATTGGAGCAGAATTCAACCTTGATGCAACCCAGCTCGGTTTTGTTGTCAGTGTTTTCTTCTTCAGCTATGCGTTAATGCAAATTCCAGGCGGCTGGTTAGCCGATAAGTTTGGTTCGAATATCGTTGCACTTATCGCGATCCTGTTATGGTCGCTCTTCACTGCGATGACAGGTATGGCCTGGTCATTAGTTTCCTTATTGTTTATTCGTATCCTTTTCGGGATTGGTGAAGGTGCTTATCCAACAGCTAGTTTGAAGGCAGTGTCTGAAGTATTTCCACAGTCGCAGCGACCAAAAGCAGTAACTGGTATGCTGTCTTCCAATTATGTTGGAAGTGCCATCGCACCGCTGATTATTGCACCATTAATCTTAGCTGTCGGCTGGAGAAGCACGTTTTATATTATTGGAGTTGTCGGTATCGTATTTGCAGTCTTTTACTACTTCTGGCTTCGCCCAATGAAGCAAACTACAGCCGCAACGCAAGCTAAAGCTAAAAATTCAATAAGCTATAAAGAGCTATTAAAAAGCACCATCATCTGGCAGTTAGTAATCATTTGTTTCGGTGTCAGTATCGTCAACAAAGGGCTAGATTCTTGGATGCCAACTTACTTGCTTAATGTTCGCGGTGTTGACTTAAAGGCAATCTCGATTCTCGTACCGCTCCCATTTATTGCTGCAGGTCTAGGGGCAGCAATAAGCGGATGGCTTATGATGAAGTTCTTCCAGCAAAAAGAAAAGTACTTGCTTAGTATTGTGTCTGTTTTAACAGCTGTTCTTATTTATGGAATGTATTCTTCTAAAACATTAACATCTGTTATCATCTTTCAAATACTAGTGTATTTCTTTAAATCCATTGCTTTTGGCTCTATCTTTGCTTTACTTGCAAGCTTCATCTTACCCGATAAGTTTGGTTCCGCTTCTGGCATTGTTAATTTCGGCGGACAGATCGCTGGTTTTGTTGCACCGCTTGCAATTGGATTCTTAATAGATTTATTTAATGGTTCATACAATGCGGCGTTTATGTTCTTGATTGCTGCTGTTGCCCTCTCCTTTATCGTTTCATTAACATTACGTGCTGTACCTAAAAGAAAGGAAGAAGAGGATGTTACTGCAAACCCAACAATTGCCCAATGA
- a CDS encoding M20/M25/M40 family metallo-hydrolase, producing the protein MATTNIQEFVDSNRTKNIDELIALVKQKSISSSGEGMQETVLKVSELLESLQAKTQVIQTAGHPIVFGEIKGEQDFTVLLYGHYDVMAPDPIDAWVSPPFEPSIRDGRLYGRGVGDNKGQLMAQLLGIKAYLEIHKQLPFHVKFVFEGEEEQGSANLAAFVEEHKDGILQSDLAISIDGSCHESGAPVLRLGVRGMLYVELEAVSASQDNHSGNTGNIIKNPAWKLVELLSQMQGDDGKVAIKDFYKGVQAPNEQEKAILNRIPYDSETLAAKIGLPNLTLSQEEYFTKLMYEPTLNISGIHSGYVDAGAKTVIPSKALLKLDMRLVGKQNPDEIYQNIEKMIEPLEGVSVLKMVSTPPSNTNIDSFFVKPVLAALEQGFGIKPILEPVMPGTLPNYVWTDILNVPVLIVPYANFDQANHAPNENLKLVNFESGIKSTYHIISEISKIIEGGVKANEYVKGNSI; encoded by the coding sequence GTGGCAACTACCAATATTCAAGAATTTGTTGATTCTAACAGAACGAAGAATATAGATGAGCTTATCGCATTAGTTAAACAAAAAAGTATTAGCTCTAGCGGTGAAGGGATGCAGGAGACGGTTCTGAAAGTGTCTGAGCTGCTAGAAAGTCTGCAAGCAAAGACACAGGTCATTCAAACGGCTGGACACCCGATCGTGTTTGGTGAAATTAAAGGGGAGCAGGATTTTACGGTCTTATTGTATGGTCATTATGATGTGATGGCACCAGACCCAATTGATGCATGGGTCAGCCCTCCATTTGAACCAAGTATTAGAGATGGCCGCTTGTATGGCCGTGGTGTTGGTGATAATAAAGGTCAGCTAATGGCGCAATTACTTGGGATTAAGGCTTATTTAGAAATACATAAACAGCTTCCTTTTCATGTGAAATTTGTGTTTGAAGGGGAAGAAGAGCAAGGCAGTGCTAACCTTGCAGCATTTGTGGAAGAGCATAAAGATGGAATCTTACAATCTGATCTTGCCATTTCAATCGACGGCTCTTGTCATGAAAGCGGCGCACCTGTGCTTCGTCTTGGTGTTCGCGGTATGCTATATGTGGAGCTTGAAGCTGTATCTGCGAGCCAGGATAATCATTCCGGCAACACAGGCAATATCATTAAAAATCCGGCGTGGAAGTTAGTTGAATTATTGTCACAGATGCAGGGCGATGACGGCAAGGTGGCAATTAAAGATTTCTATAAAGGCGTACAAGCACCGAATGAACAAGAAAAAGCAATTTTAAACCGCATTCCTTATGATAGTGAAACATTAGCAGCTAAGATCGGGTTACCAAACCTGACTCTCTCCCAAGAAGAATACTTCACGAAATTAATGTATGAACCAACCTTAAACATTTCCGGTATCCATAGTGGTTATGTAGATGCAGGCGCAAAAACGGTTATACCGTCAAAAGCTTTGCTGAAGTTAGACATGCGTCTCGTCGGGAAGCAAAATCCTGATGAAATTTATCAAAATATCGAAAAAATGATTGAACCGCTTGAAGGTGTTTCTGTTTTAAAAATGGTATCCACTCCTCCGTCCAATACAAATATTGATTCCTTTTTTGTGAAACCTGTTTTAGCAGCACTTGAACAAGGCTTTGGCATTAAACCTATTTTAGAACCAGTTATGCCGGGAACGTTGCCAAACTATGTGTGGACAGATATTTTAAATGTTCCTGTTCTTATTGTGCCTTACGCTAACTTCGATCAAGCGAATCATGCGCCGAATGAAAACTTGAAGCTTGTTAATTTTGAAAGTGGCATTAAATCTACTTATCATATAATCTCGGAGATTTCTAAAATAATAGAAGGCGGAGTGAAGGCGAATGAGTACGTTAAAGGGAACTCGATCTAA
- the cdiI gene encoding ribonuclease toxin immunity protein CdiI encodes MGNGEFLTILEQYSKEWGYGDEYARYVFASYYEKWEEDYFGEEGIIYFIDYRAVDEDTKRFIDI; translated from the coding sequence ATGGGAAATGGGGAATTCTTAACTATATTAGAACAGTATTCCAAAGAATGGGGATATGGAGACGAATACGCGCGATATGTTTTTGCGAGTTATTACGAAAAATGGGAAGAAGATTACTTCGGTGAAGAAGGTATTATTTATTTCATTGATTATCGTGCTGTCGACGAAGATACCAAACGTTTTATCGATATCTAA
- a CDS encoding malonate decarboxylase holo-ACP synthase, with protein sequence MVIQPHDLIKVSDLSQLQWKEDNEWVTASLRRAPFVVVRRAEQTSDYIPVGIRGEQRNQRQAALLHRNGIEEIITPYKLAEQKSWNSLNAQRRELPVLRSFNKVAEIMGNWQWGPTGSAGFELATGYQALKETSDLDIVVQAPQPIVITEAEEVLQQLDLLPIRTDIQIETGNGAFLLREWINKRTDKIILRTQKGPELVSNPW encoded by the coding sequence ATGGTAATTCAACCACATGACTTAATAAAAGTCTCTGATTTATCACAGCTGCAATGGAAGGAAGACAACGAATGGGTCACTGCCTCGTTAAGGCGTGCCCCATTCGTTGTCGTGCGCCGAGCGGAACAAACTAGTGATTATATTCCTGTAGGAATTCGAGGGGAGCAACGTAACCAGCGGCAAGCAGCGCTGCTACATCGAAACGGAATAGAAGAAATTATCACTCCATACAAACTAGCAGAACAAAAAAGCTGGAACTCATTAAACGCACAAAGACGAGAACTGCCGGTGTTAAGAAGCTTCAATAAAGTGGCAGAAATCATGGGCAACTGGCAGTGGGGTCCGACAGGCAGTGCCGGCTTTGAACTAGCGACTGGATATCAAGCTTTAAAGGAAACAAGCGACCTAGATATTGTAGTACAAGCACCGCAACCAATTGTGATCACAGAGGCAGAAGAGGTACTGCAGCAATTAGATCTTTTACCAATTCGCACAGATATCCAAATAGAAACAGGTAACGGTGCGTTTTTATTGCGAGAATGGATAAACAAACGAACAGATAAAATAATTTTACGTACCCAAAAGGGACCAGAATTGGTTTCTAACCCTTGGTAA
- the mdcD gene encoding biotin-independent malonate decarboxylase subunit beta, producing the protein MRNSLVELNGRERAQALVDKGTFRELLGPLDKMQSPHLEPQGIVPQSDDGVIVARGLINQKHVVVISLEGAFQGGGIGEVSGAKIAGALELALEENKQGNPVYPIILFDTGGVRLQEANYGLLSISEICNQIVALRQYVPVVGLIPGRVGAFGGMSIVAELCTTLLATNKARLGLNGPEVIEQEAGVMEFDSSDKALIWNTIGASQRERTGLLEEVVEDDVESIVAAIKAAFSAGKKSPKTEQVEFHLSLLKEMDTAIEWNPKRYAEYYNQHKAVKQSVPMATAGVSAMSQSRGYKWFSALTGITHPTSATPSILAADVTKNDQLARYIAIVPDANNHFPRARNGEVGLLEGWTAAQIVRDVIHQDADKETKRPIIAIIDVPSQAYGYKEELIGISLALAASADAYATARQKGHPVIGLIVGNAISGGFLAHGLQSNRLIALDDDKINIQAMSKASAARITKRTIEQLEEATKSVPSMAYDVRSYQSLGPLYKLLANIDADSPTEKDMEIVEQTLTEAINSTKNAATDLSFRLQTDEARNGGRAATIKVREMLRQQW; encoded by the coding sequence TTGCGGAATAGTTTAGTAGAATTAAATGGCCGTGAGCGGGCACAAGCATTAGTGGACAAAGGTACATTCCGCGAGCTGCTGGGACCGCTCGATAAAATGCAGTCACCCCATTTAGAGCCACAAGGAATTGTTCCGCAAAGTGATGATGGGGTTATCGTTGCTCGTGGGCTAATTAATCAAAAGCATGTTGTCGTTATTTCGTTAGAAGGTGCGTTTCAAGGCGGCGGCATTGGTGAAGTGAGCGGTGCGAAGATTGCTGGCGCACTGGAATTGGCCCTTGAAGAGAATAAACAAGGCAACCCTGTTTATCCAATTATCTTATTTGATACAGGCGGCGTCCGTCTGCAGGAAGCGAATTACGGATTATTGTCCATTTCCGAAATCTGCAATCAGATTGTAGCCTTACGTCAATACGTTCCTGTTGTTGGACTAATTCCAGGGAGAGTCGGCGCTTTCGGAGGCATGTCCATTGTCGCCGAACTATGTACAACATTGCTTGCAACAAATAAAGCACGGTTAGGTCTGAATGGACCAGAGGTTATCGAACAAGAAGCTGGTGTGATGGAATTTGATTCAAGTGATAAAGCATTGATTTGGAATACGATTGGTGCTAGTCAGCGGGAGAGAACAGGATTGCTGGAGGAAGTAGTGGAGGACGATGTTGAGTCGATTGTCGCTGCTATTAAAGCGGCGTTTTCAGCGGGAAAAAAATCGCCCAAAACAGAACAAGTCGAATTTCATCTTTCTTTATTAAAAGAAATGGATACTGCAATAGAATGGAATCCAAAACGATATGCTGAGTATTACAACCAGCATAAGGCAGTGAAGCAGTCTGTGCCAATGGCAACAGCAGGTGTTAGCGCTATGTCACAATCAAGAGGCTATAAATGGTTTTCTGCATTAACAGGTATCACACATCCTACTAGTGCAACACCATCCATTCTAGCTGCTGATGTAACTAAGAATGACCAACTTGCTCGTTATATAGCAATTGTACCGGATGCTAATAATCATTTTCCTAGAGCTCGGAATGGGGAAGTAGGTCTGCTTGAGGGCTGGACTGCTGCGCAAATAGTACGCGATGTCATCCATCAAGATGCAGACAAGGAAACAAAACGCCCTATTATCGCTATTATTGATGTACCAAGTCAGGCGTATGGCTATAAGGAAGAGCTGATTGGTATCAGCTTAGCATTAGCAGCAAGCGCAGATGCTTATGCAACAGCACGGCAAAAGGGCCATCCTGTTATTGGATTAATTGTCGGCAATGCTATCTCTGGCGGGTTTTTAGCTCATGGCTTACAGTCTAACCGGTTAATTGCACTTGACGATGACAAAATCAACATTCAAGCAATGTCAAAAGCCTCTGCAGCAAGAATTACAAAACGCACAATTGAACAGCTGGAAGAAGCAACGAAATCCGTGCCCTCAATGGCATATGATGTTCGCAGTTATCAATCATTAGGACCGCTGTATAAATTACTTGCCAATATTGATGCAGATTCTCCAACGGAAAAAGATATGGAAATAGTAGAGCAAACTTTAACAGAAGCAATTAATAGCACAAAGAATGCAGCGACTGATTTAAGCTTCCGTTTACAAACAGATGAAGCAAGAAACGGCGGCCGTGCTGCAACGATTAAAGTCCGTGAAATGTTGAGACAGCAATGGTAA
- a CDS encoding malonate decarboxylase subunit delta, whose product MEKLQFHFETSKSIQTAAHIGVVGSGDLEIILEPAEGTKTEVSVLTGSDGFGEVWGNVLERFFNRYPITANITIHDFGATPGVVQLRLTQALEVIGFAE is encoded by the coding sequence ATGGAAAAACTACAGTTTCACTTTGAAACTTCTAAATCGATTCAAACTGCAGCACATATAGGTGTTGTCGGTTCAGGAGATTTGGAAATCATTCTAGAGCCGGCAGAGGGAACAAAAACAGAAGTCAGCGTGCTCACCGGCAGTGATGGGTTTGGTGAAGTATGGGGCAATGTATTGGAACGTTTTTTCAACCGCTACCCTATTACCGCGAATATAACAATCCATGATTTCGGTGCAACACCAGGCGTTGTGCAGTTAAGGCTTACACAAGCATTGGAGGTGATCGGCTTTGCGGAATAG
- a CDS encoding triphosphoribosyl-dephospho-CoA synthase — translation MLAVKSAALVEELASKAVKALIDEAMLTPKPGLVDANNNGSHTDMSLELMLKSAKALEGTFREIAFVSYLHPVNQKLREKIAAIGRQGEQAMLSATNGINTHKGAIWALGLLVSAKASLPEEKNPIKILETAGEIASFKDRFTPNNQTHGQAVKKKYAVMGAQEEAQFGFPHIRDASLLALLKARAAEKPEEEAQIEALLALMATVDDTCILHRGDWADLVAIKTMAGEFLLWDGFATTKGREIFQCLSDYCKTKRLSPGGSADLLAATLFLVS, via the coding sequence ATGCTGGCAGTTAAATCTGCAGCACTTGTAGAGGAATTAGCTTCCAAAGCAGTAAAAGCGTTAATCGATGAAGCAATGCTCACCCCTAAGCCAGGGTTAGTAGATGCAAACAATAACGGCTCCCATACTGATATGTCCCTTGAACTCATGCTGAAATCAGCAAAAGCATTAGAAGGAACATTTAGAGAGATTGCCTTCGTTTCTTATCTTCATCCTGTGAATCAAAAGCTTCGTGAGAAAATAGCAGCCATAGGAAGACAAGGGGAGCAGGCGATGCTTTCTGCTACTAATGGCATCAATACACATAAAGGTGCGATTTGGGCATTGGGGTTATTGGTTAGTGCAAAGGCTTCTCTTCCAGAGGAAAAGAACCCTATTAAGATATTAGAAACGGCAGGAGAAATTGCTTCCTTTAAAGACAGGTTCACACCAAATAATCAAACCCATGGACAGGCAGTAAAAAAGAAGTATGCAGTTATGGGGGCACAAGAAGAAGCACAATTCGGTTTCCCTCATATCCGTGATGCATCTTTACTTGCCTTACTTAAAGCTCGGGCTGCAGAAAAGCCAGAAGAGGAAGCACAAATAGAAGCATTGCTGGCTTTAATGGCAACCGTCGATGATACATGTATATTACACCGTGGGGATTGGGCGGATTTAGTTGCAATAAAAACGATGGCAGGAGAATTTTTACTTTGGGATGGGTTCGCAACCACTAAGGGAAGAGAGATTTTCCAATGCTTATCTGATTACTGTAAAACAAAGCGCCTATCGCCGGGAGGCAGCGCCGATTTATTAGCAGCAACACTATTTTTAGTCAGTTAA